One Thioclava sp. ES.031 genomic window, GCTTCCTCGACCTCAACCCGAGCCAGGTCTCGGTCGATTACCTGCGCGATCAGGGCTTCATGAAGGGCTTCGGCATCGACATCAAAGATCCGAAGAAGATCGGCGACGAAGACGATCCGCGTATCGTCGGCCATGACGTGACCAACGGCAACGAGCAGGGTGGCCGCACCGCGATGGAGAACCTTCTCCAGAAAGATCCGGGCATCAATGTCGTCTACACGATCAACGAGCCCGCGGCGGCCGGTGCCTATGAGGCGCTGAAATCGGTCGGCATGCAGGATCAGGCGATCATCGTTTCGGTCGATGGCGGCTGCCCGGGCGTGCAGAACGTCAAGGAAGGCATCATCGGCGCGACCTCGATGCAGTTCCCGCTGAAGATGGCCTCGATGGGTATCGAAGCGATCGCGGCCTTCGCCAAGGACGGCACCAAGCCGCAGAACTCCGAAGGTCTCGACTTCTACAACACCGGCGTGACGCTGATCACCGACCAGCCGGTCGACGGCGTCGACTCG contains:
- a CDS encoding sugar ABC transporter substrate-binding protein, with translation MKKTAILGATALGLMATGAWAETTACLITKTDTNPFFVKMKEGATAKAKEMGITLNTYAGKLDGDVESQVAAVESCIAAGAKGILITPSDSRALAPAVTKARDAGALVIALDTPFEPADTADATFATDNFKAGELIGQWAKAKMGDKAADAKIGFLDLNPSQVSVDYLRDQGFMKGFGIDIKDPKKIGDEDDPRIVGHDVTNGNEQGGRTAMENLLQKDPGINVVYTINEPAAAGAYEALKSVGMQDQAIIVSVDGGCPGVQNVKEGIIGATSMQFPLKMASMGIEAIAAFAKDGTKPQNSEGLDFYNTGVTLITDQPVDGVDSISSEEGLKQCWG